Genomic segment of Streptomyces sp. NA02950:
TTCATCCCCTCCGGCGCGAAGGCGGTCCGCACCGCGCGGACGACCCGCCGCACCGCGCGGGTCAGCTCCAGACTCGTCGGCTCGTCCAGCTCCCAGGCGTCCCGCACATGGTGGCGGGGGACCACCAGGACATGGCCGTCCACGGCGGGCTGGAGCGGCAGGAAGGCGAGGGTCTGCGCGTCGGAGTGGACGAGGCGGGCGGGCTCCAGCCCCTCCGCGATCCGGCAGAAGACGCAATCGGGGGTCACGGACATGACGCGATCATCCCGCGGAGCGCGGACCGCGGCCGCGCCGGGGCGGACTTGACGCGGCGTTCCCGGGGCGCTTGGATCACGGCAGTCGGCCCGGGGAGACACCCGGAGCCCCAGAGGTGCGCCCAGCCGGTACGGGAGTTGCTCCCCAGCCCGGCCCCAGTCGCCAGGACCGGCGCGACGCGTCCGAGGCGGGGCCGTCACCCGCGAACGCCGGAGCAGTGCACCATGCCCGCCCCCCGTCCCGCCGTCCGGTCCGCCGCCGTCGCGGCCGCGGTCCTCCTCGCCCTGACCGGCTGTACGCCGTCGTCCGGATCCCCTGAGTCCGCCGAGTCCCCCGAGTCCGGGTCCGGAGGCCCTTCGGTGACGCCGCCCCCCGTCCACACCGGATTCGACTACCAGTTGGGCGGCGCCTACCCGCCGCCGAAGGGTGTCCGGATCGTCAGCCGTGACCGCGAGGCCGACCCGGCGGACGGGCTGTACAACATCTGCTACGTCAACGCCTTCCAGTCCCAGCCGGAGGAGCGGAAGCGGTGGCCCGCCGAGCTGCTGCTGCGCGACGCGGACGGGGACGTCGTCCTGGACAAGGCCTGGAACGAACCGCTGCTGGACATCGGCACGCCCGCCAAGCGCAAGCGGATCGCCGCCCGGGTCAACCGGTGGATCGACGGCTGCGCCGACAAGGGCTACGACGCCGTGGAGCCGGACAACTACGACAGCTACACCCGCTCCGGCGGCAGGCTGTCGGCGGCCGACGCCAAGGCGTTCATCACCGTGCTCTCCGCGCACGCGCACTCCCGGAACCTGGCCATCGGCCAGAAGAACACCGTGGAACTCGCCGACAGCCGCAGGAAGACGGGGCTGGATTTCGCCGTGGCCGAGGAGTGCGGCGCGTACGACGAGTGCGGCGGATACGTGGCCGCCTTCGGGCGCCATGTGGTCGTGGTCGAATACACCGCCAAGGGGCTCGCCAAGGGCTGCGCGGAGTGGGGCGACCGGCTGAGCATCGTGCGCCGGGACGTCAATGTCACGCCCCGGGGCGACCGCGACTACGTCCGCGGGACCTGCCCGGGCTGACCGTCCGCGTCCCGGTGGAGCGCGTACATCACCTGAGGTGCGTCGGACTCGGTGAACGCGTCGTCCTGCCGCGTCCCCCGCGCCTCCGGGAGACGCCGCGAACGGGCGTTGGCCTCCTGGGTGACCGCGACGACCTCGGGGCGCCCACCCATCCCCGCTCCAGTGCGCGGACCCTCTCCGCGGGCACCGGGCCGCCGAGGTGGCGGCGCACCTCGGGGTCGGTCCACAGCAGGGACACCATGGGGACGTCGGCGGCCTCGACCGGGCGCAACAGCAGCCGCTCGGTGGTCAGGGAGACGGGCCAGGGATACGGGCCAGGAGGGCGGGACGCGCGGACGACGACATGATCAGAGCTTGTCCCACACGAGCGAGTAGCGCCGCAGGACGTGGCGCCGGAAGCGACGGCCGGGCAGCAGTCGGTGGGCCTCCCGGCGGACCTGCCACCAGCTCATCCCGGGCCTCCGGACGGGCATCCCGTCGGGGCTCGTCTTGCCGCCGTTGCGCCGGGCGCGCAGGCGGGCCGACGGGACACCGGCGCCGCTGATGATCCAGTCCAGCGGGGTGCGGTTACGGGCCAGGCCGACGATCATCAGACGTCCGCCCGGCGCGAGCAGCCGCACCATGGCGCGCGCCGCCGCCGCGAACTCCATGGGGTGGACGACGGCGACCGCGCTGACGAAGTCGTACGTGCCCGCGGGGAGCCCGGCCTCGGAGGCGTCGAGGAAGTCCGCCTCCAGGTATGACACACGGGGGCGGGGGCGGGCCGTGCGGAGCGGCCGACCGGGCCGGCCGGATCATCTCCGCGGACCGGTCCACGCCCGTCACCTCGGCCGCCCGCCCGCCCGCCCGGCCGGCTTGCGGGCGAGCAGGCCGTCGCCGCAGCCGAGGTCCACGGCTCTGCCGCAGCCGTCCGGTACGGCGTCGAGCACCAGCGGGTGGTAGTGGACGTTGTGGTTCCAGTCGGTCCGGGACATCGCGTCACCCCAAGCGGCGCCGAGCGGTGGCCGGGGTCGGTCCTCGGATAGGGCGGAACCGGTCCTGAGCTATGGCCCAGTCCGGTCCTCAGATACCGAGCGGGGCGGACCGCGCCGCCGCCACGGCCTCCTTGTCGCCGTCGAGCTCGACGCGTGCCGCGTCCTGACGGCCGTACAGGAACAGCGCCAGCTCACCCGGTTCACCGGTGACGGTGACCACCGGGGTGCCGCGGTGCGCCACCGCCGTACGGCCGTCGGGGCGGCGCAGCACCAGACCCACCGGGGACCGGCGGCCGAAGACCCGGGCGGCGCGCTCGACCCGGGACCAGAGCACATTGGCGAAGACCGGATCCACCTCGCGCGGCGCCCAGTCCGGCCGGGCCCGGCGGACGTCCTCGGCGTGCACATAGAACTCGAGGCTGTTGGCCGCCTCGTCCACCTGCTTGAGCGCGAACGGCGACATCCGCGGCGGACCGGTGCGGAAGAGCTGGAGCAGTTCCTCGTACGGCTTCGCCGCGAACTCGGCCTGCACCCGGGCCAGCCGCGCGGCCAGCGGCTTGATCAGCAGCCCGCCGGCCGCGTCCGCGCGGCGCTCGCGGACCACGAGATGGGCCGCCAGATCGTGGGTGGACCAGCCGTCGCACAGCGTCGGGGCGTCGGGGCCCGCGCTCTCCAAGAGGTCGGCGAGGAGCAGACGTTCGCGCTTCGCATGAGTGGACATAACGCCCACCCTACGGCCGCCCCCCGGGCCCGCCGCGTCAACCGCCGACCGGCGTGCCGGGACCGCGGACACCGGGGCTACTTGGGAAGCGGCTTGTGCAGCTTGGCGCCGTCCAGGCCCGAGCTGAGCGTGAGCGCGCAGGAGACCTTGTCCTCACCCTGGACGGAATAGGTGCCCAGCGCCGGGTAGAGCGCGTAGTAGTAGTAATTCCGCCCGTCGTTGGGGATCTTCTTCAGCCGTGTTCTGGCGTCCGCCCCGCACAGTGTGAGGGCCTTCTTCTGGATCGCCTTGTCGGAGGAGAAGTCACCGGTCAGCGTCTCGTTGGCGATCACCTCGCCGTCGTGCGCGGCCGAGCAGGAGCGCTTCTCGACCTTGCTGACGCTGCTGTCCATCGCGGGGTGGTCGAAGCAGGTGCCGGGTGACAGCACCACGAAGGGCACCCGCCCGCCGGGGTCGGCGGACTCGGAGGCGTCCGGGGAGGTCCCGGAGTCCGGATCCCCCTTGGGCGCCTCGCCCTCGCCCACCGGGGCCCCCTCGCCGGGGTCCTCCGTGCCCGAGGGGCCGGAGGGCGAGGCGGACGGGGACGACGGGGCGCTCCGGGAGGCCGAGGAGCGCGGGGTCCCGTCGGCCGACGCCTTGTCGCCGTCGCCGTCGTCGCCCTGGGAGCCGAGGGCGATCGCGCCGACGACCACCGCCACGGCCACCACCGCCGCGACGGCGATCGCCGCGACCTTGGAGCCTCCGCCGCGGGGCGGAGGGGTCGGTATGGAGCCCGGCGGGAGGGTGCCCGGCGGGAAACCGCCGGGCAGTGGACCGCCGGACGGCGGGCCGAAGGCGCCGAACCCGCCGCCGGGCGGCAGCGCGGGCTGTGCCGACGGGCCGGGCTGTCCCGGCTGTCCCTGCTGGGGCGGCGGTGGGCCGAAGCCCTGCTGCGGCTGCTGAGGTGGCCGTGCCTGGGGCGGCTGTGCCTGCTGCTGTGGGTCCTGAGGCGGCGGCGGGCCGAACCCCCCGCCGTTTCCAGGCCGGTTGGCGTCGTTCGGCGGCGGAAACGTCATGTCCGAAGCATGCCCCATCTCACCGACATCCCGGCCATCGGCCCCGGTGATACCGGCCAGGCCGGGACGGTACGGCCGCCGCACCCGTCGCGTACCCCCGGCGCGGGCGCACCCACGGCTACCCCACGGATACCCCACCGACACCCCATGGCCGCCGCCCCGGGTGATCACACCGTGAGATCGTCCGCGGGACCACCCGCCCGGCCGTGCAGAATGGTCGCATGACCGGCTCCGACCGCCCCTCCGCCCTCGACCCGGCCGTCGCCGCCCGCCTCAAGCGCGGCGCCGACGGGCTCGTCCCCGCCATCGCCCAGCAGTACGACACCGGCGAGGTGCTGATGCTCGGCTGGATGGACGACGAGGCGCTGCACCGCACCCTCACCTCCGGCCGCTGCACCTACTGGAGCCGCAGCCGCCAGGAGTACTGGGTCAAGGGCGACACCTCCGGCCACGTCCAGCTGGTCAAGTCCGTCGCCCTCGACTGCGACGCGGACACCATCCTCGTCCGGGTCGACCAGGTCGGGGCCGCCTGCCACACCGGCGACCGCACCTGCTTCGACGCCGACGTCCTCCCGCTCGGCCAGTAGCCGGGCCCCGCCCCCACTAGGCTCCTCAGCCATGACCCAGGACGCTGCCACGATGGATCTCGAGACCTTCCGCAAGCTGGCGGCCGACCGCCGCGTCATCCCCGTCAGCCGCAAGCTGCTGGCGGACGGCGACACCCCCGTGGGCCTCTACCGCAAACTGGCCGCCGAGCGCCCCGGCACCTTCCTCCTCGAGTCCGCCGAGAACGGCCGCTCCTGGTCCCGCTACTCCTTCGTCGGCGTACGCAGCGCCGCCACCCTCACCGAGCGCGACGGCCGCACCCACTGGCTGGGCACCCCGCCCGTCGGCGTCCCCACCGAGGGCGATCCGCTCCAGGCGCTGCGCGCCACGGTCGAGGCCCTGCACACCCCCCGTGACCTCGGCGGCCTGGTCCACCTCCCGCCCTTCACCGGCGGCATGGTCGGCTACCTCGGCTACGACATCGTCCGCCGGCTGGAGAAGATCGGCGAGCACGGCCGCGACGATCTGCGGCTGCCCGAGCTGACCATGCTGCTCACCTCGGATCTCGCGGTGCTCGACCACTGGGACGGCACCGTGCTGCTGATCGCCAACGCGATCAACCACAACGACCTCGACACCGGGGTCGACGAGGCGTACGCGGACGCCGTGGCACGGCTCGACGCGATGGCCGCCGACCTGGTCCGCCCGGTGGCCACCGACCCCACCGCACTGCCCGCCTCCGAACTTCCCGAGTACACCGCGCTGTGGGGCGG
This window contains:
- a CDS encoding TIGR03085 family metal-binding protein → MSTHAKRERLLLADLLESAGPDAPTLCDGWSTHDLAAHLVVRERRADAAGGLLIKPLAARLARVQAEFAAKPYEELLQLFRTGPPRMSPFALKQVDEAANSLEFYVHAEDVRRARPDWAPREVDPVFANVLWSRVERAARVFGRRSPVGLVLRRPDGRTAVAHRGTPVVTVTGEPGELALFLYGRQDAARVELDGDKEAVAAARSAPLGI
- a CDS encoding HIT family protein; protein product: MSVTPDCVFCRIAEGLEPARLVHSDAQTLAFLPLQPAVDGHVLVVPRHHVRDAWELDEPTSLELTRAVRRVVRAVRTAFAPEGMNIITSVGAVATQSVMHLHIHVVPRNEGDRMGPIWPPQRAMAPAALDGLADRLRGALRTSGEEDRDQHGEVGDGHPAVEQREGD
- a CDS encoding methyltransferase domain-containing protein produces the protein MSYLEADFLDASEAGLPAGTYDFVSAVAVVHPMEFAAAARAMVRLLAPGGRLMIVGLARNRTPLDWIISGAGVPSARLRARRNGGKTSPDGMPVRRPGMSWWQVRREAHRLLPGRRFRRHVLRRYSLVWDKL
- a CDS encoding endo alpha-1,4 polygalactosaminidase codes for the protein MPAPRPAVRSAAVAAAVLLALTGCTPSSGSPESAESPESGSGGPSVTPPPVHTGFDYQLGGAYPPPKGVRIVSRDREADPADGLYNICYVNAFQSQPEERKRWPAELLLRDADGDVVLDKAWNEPLLDIGTPAKRKRIAARVNRWIDGCADKGYDAVEPDNYDSYTRSGGRLSAADAKAFITVLSAHAHSRNLAIGQKNTVELADSRRKTGLDFAVAEECGAYDECGGYVAAFGRHVVVVEYTAKGLAKGCAEWGDRLSIVRRDVNVTPRGDRDYVRGTCPG
- the hisI gene encoding phosphoribosyl-AMP cyclohydrolase, whose protein sequence is MTGSDRPSALDPAVAARLKRGADGLVPAIAQQYDTGEVLMLGWMDDEALHRTLTSGRCTYWSRSRQEYWVKGDTSGHVQLVKSVALDCDADTILVRVDQVGAACHTGDRTCFDADVLPLGQ